In Aminobacterium sp. MB27-C1, a single genomic region encodes these proteins:
- a CDS encoding TrkH family potassium uptake protein has protein sequence MKTYSSLKVERTIVGGFLSLIVVGTFLIWSFNFAAGQPLSWVDSFFTATSALCVTGLSVVDTGKDLCLMSQGVVLALIQLGGLGVMTATTTLLLLLRQKIGIRQRLLFAGGLGLDTPAGAVRLLMRILKMTVIIEGIGMVPLFIAFVRDFPPLKALYLALFHSISAFCNAGFSPFSTSLEGYASTFWVPATIMALIVSGGAGFLVLSGIGRYVLRRDTLSPHCKLVIKVTASLIGGGLLLFLISDWNGAFKDLPPVLKVWNALFQSVTPRTAGFDTIQTSRFSALGIFITCLLMIIGASPGSTGGGIKTTTFALLILSTFSEMKGRGRIVFANRNIPFDNVRRALSMTLLYVSTVLFCIVLLSFTEELPFRALIFEAFSAMGTVGLSLGITSSLSSAGKIIMILLMFWGRVGILTFMYGMISRETRDNVNYATTNIPVG, from the coding sequence TTGAAAACATATAGTTCTCTCAAAGTAGAGAGGACCATCGTAGGGGGGTTCCTATCGCTTATAGTGGTAGGAACCTTCCTTATATGGTCATTTAATTTTGCGGCAGGTCAACCTCTTTCATGGGTCGATTCTTTCTTTACTGCCACTTCAGCGCTCTGCGTAACGGGACTTTCTGTTGTTGATACAGGTAAAGATTTGTGCTTGATGTCCCAAGGGGTAGTTCTGGCTCTTATCCAGCTGGGTGGGCTTGGTGTTATGACGGCGACAACTACGCTGTTGCTGCTGTTGCGTCAAAAAATAGGAATACGTCAACGTCTTCTTTTCGCAGGAGGACTGGGGCTCGATACTCCTGCGGGAGCTGTTCGTCTTCTTATGCGTATTCTTAAAATGACTGTTATTATTGAGGGAATAGGGATGGTGCCTTTGTTTATTGCCTTTGTTCGAGACTTTCCCCCCTTAAAAGCGTTGTATTTGGCTTTATTTCATAGTATAAGTGCTTTTTGTAATGCTGGTTTTTCCCCTTTTTCTACAAGTTTAGAGGGGTATGCTTCTACTTTTTGGGTTCCTGCAACTATTATGGCTCTTATCGTTTCTGGTGGAGCCGGTTTCTTGGTCCTTTCCGGTATTGGCCGATACGTACTTCGACGAGATACTCTTTCTCCTCATTGTAAACTTGTAATAAAGGTAACGGCCAGTCTCATTGGGGGAGGTTTACTTCTTTTCCTTATTTCAGATTGGAATGGAGCCTTTAAAGACCTTCCGCCTGTTTTGAAGGTATGGAACGCCCTTTTCCAGAGTGTGACGCCCCGTACAGCTGGTTTCGATACAATACAGACGTCTCGGTTTTCAGCGTTAGGCATCTTTATTACATGTTTGCTTATGATTATTGGTGCTTCTCCTGGTTCTACAGGTGGTGGAATTAAAACGACAACTTTTGCCCTGTTGATTCTCTCTACGTTTTCTGAAATGAAGGGGAGGGGGCGTATCGTCTTTGCTAATAGAAATATTCCTTTTGATAATGTGCGTCGTGCACTTTCTATGACGCTTCTTTATGTAAGTACTGTTCTTTTTTGTATAGTGTTATTATCTTTCACAGAAGAGCTTCCTTTTCGAGCCTTAATTTTTGAGGCTTTTTCGGCAATGGGTACGGTGGGGCTGTCTTTGGGCATTACTTCGTCTCTTTCATCGGCAGGTAAGATTATCATGATTTTGTTGATGTTTTGGGGGCGTGTTGGTATTTTAACATTCATGTATGGAATGATTAGTCGTGAAACACGGGATAATGTGAATTATGCTACGACGAATATTCCCGTAGGCTAG
- a CDS encoding CvpA family protein, translated as MTLALGVDVTIALVLAFLFLRGLFRGLSGEVFSLGGIVGGAYLAWRFGPTLTSWYLSRWSGSASVILIISMVLLFVLVVVIASVVCRIVQAFLRWTSLSFIDRVLGGAAGILKGAVLVLFLYALLSAFSSFASPSPQWMQESIAMKTASLAWPYVNSIFHTVEGVNLINEST; from the coding sequence ATGACACTTGCTTTAGGAGTAGATGTAACAATTGCCTTGGTCCTTGCATTCCTTTTTTTGCGTGGTCTTTTTAGAGGTCTCTCGGGAGAAGTATTTTCTTTAGGCGGCATTGTAGGAGGAGCGTATCTAGCTTGGCGTTTCGGACCTACTTTGACGAGTTGGTATTTATCGAGATGGTCTGGATCTGCATCTGTAATTCTTATCATTTCTATGGTCCTTCTTTTTGTTCTGGTCGTAGTAATAGCATCTGTTGTTTGTCGTATTGTTCAAGCTTTTTTGCGTTGGACATCTCTTTCTTTTATAGATAGAGTTCTTGGTGGGGCCGCTGGCATTCTGAAGGGGGCTGTTCTTGTACTTTTCCTTTATGCTTTGCTATCAGCATTTTCGTCTTTTGCATCTCCATCCCCGCAATGGATGCAAGAGAGCATAGCTATGAAAACGGCCTCATTGGCATGGCCCTATGTCAATTCAATTTTCCATACCGTTGAAGGAGTCAATTTGATCAATGAGAGTACGTAA
- a CDS encoding endonuclease MutS2 — MRVRKEVWNLLEIDKVLSLFAKRIRSDLGLTALEEVSPCDTLESLRNRQGLFLAYCDYVDRYGDFPWNQNVVSVAVQIQSARKTALLSGRELVALRTLIILGNKIKDSLNKAREEYAPFLLLLKKIRDFSEEIEFLSVLDEDGNLYDSASPILFRIRKSEDAVRQSIRFRAQGLFSNARLSSMLQERLLSYRQNRFTVLVRQDSASRFPGTVVDRSGSGNSVYMEPRSLAELNSRLLLLLQDEEEEKRRILSEITQKILTRERAISDVEWVIGQIDLFYALKDIVDQQKWVLPEISGKPLFAFCDLVHPLLGEKGVPLTLNCGQSFRVLVITGPNTGGKTVALKTVGVGVILAWCGFPVPAHEGSVVGVLDNVFADIGDEQSIEQNLSTFSAHLKNIIHILSEATSSSLVLLDELGAGTDPQEGAALGVALLDSLREKKCITLATTHHNPIKSYALTTPNVETASMEFDAETLAPTYRLLMGIPGRSNALFIAERYGMPDEILRKARRTLEEQEVSVEEVIADLQERNAQLDLERKNLEMQRQEIEAFKKDYSERERKLEERVEKTLTSAEQKAASILSSAEEESRKMLRELDDLSRSVVQRDLHHKREKLREKRKELEEKEEKRSMGKATTAKRNLSVGDTVSIQGTSITGIVLSIKGNKAEVQAGALRMDVPLASLSLSSKKVRDAVPDTPIISSKRPENVPLSMMIRGMTIDEAMPLVERYLDRAMRAGYQSVEIIHGRGEGILRREVHQLCDNLSYVESYRLGGPGEGGYGVTIVTFKK; from the coding sequence ATGAGAGTACGTAAAGAAGTTTGGAACCTTTTAGAGATTGATAAAGTCCTTTCTCTTTTTGCGAAACGTATACGAAGTGATTTAGGCTTAACGGCATTGGAAGAGGTTAGTCCATGTGATACATTAGAATCTCTTCGTAACCGACAGGGCTTATTTCTGGCATATTGTGATTACGTTGATAGGTATGGAGATTTCCCTTGGAATCAAAATGTAGTAAGTGTTGCAGTGCAAATTCAGTCAGCCCGTAAAACAGCTCTTCTCTCCGGGCGAGAGCTGGTCGCTTTGCGAACCCTTATTATTTTGGGTAATAAAATAAAAGATAGCTTGAATAAAGCAAGAGAAGAATACGCTCCCTTTTTGCTTTTATTAAAAAAAATAAGGGATTTTTCTGAAGAAATAGAGTTCCTTTCTGTTCTCGACGAAGACGGCAATTTATATGATTCTGCCTCTCCCATTTTATTTCGAATTAGAAAGAGCGAAGATGCTGTGCGCCAATCAATTCGATTCAGAGCGCAGGGTCTTTTTTCAAATGCAAGACTTAGTTCAATGTTGCAGGAACGGTTACTTTCCTATCGTCAGAATAGATTTACAGTACTTGTACGACAAGACTCTGCGTCCCGATTTCCAGGGACAGTTGTCGATAGATCTGGTTCTGGTAATTCAGTTTATATGGAGCCACGAAGTCTTGCTGAACTCAACAGTAGACTGTTGCTCTTACTCCAAGATGAAGAAGAAGAAAAGCGAAGAATTCTTTCTGAAATAACACAAAAAATACTAACGCGCGAAAGAGCCATATCAGATGTTGAGTGGGTTATTGGCCAAATTGACTTGTTTTACGCCTTAAAAGATATTGTGGATCAACAAAAGTGGGTTTTGCCTGAAATAAGTGGCAAGCCTCTTTTCGCCTTTTGCGATTTAGTACACCCTCTTCTTGGTGAAAAAGGTGTTCCGTTGACATTAAATTGTGGGCAAAGTTTTAGAGTTCTTGTAATAACGGGGCCTAACACTGGGGGCAAAACAGTTGCCCTTAAAACTGTCGGTGTAGGTGTGATTCTTGCTTGGTGCGGATTTCCAGTTCCGGCCCATGAAGGATCTGTTGTTGGGGTATTAGATAACGTTTTTGCTGATATTGGTGATGAACAGAGTATTGAGCAAAATTTATCAACATTCAGCGCTCATTTAAAAAATATTATTCATATTCTTTCAGAAGCGACATCATCCTCTCTCGTTCTTCTCGATGAGCTAGGAGCTGGCACAGATCCACAGGAAGGTGCCGCATTAGGAGTAGCGTTACTGGATAGTTTACGAGAGAAGAAATGTATCACTTTGGCTACTACGCATCATAATCCTATTAAAAGCTATGCACTAACAACCCCAAATGTAGAAACAGCAAGTATGGAGTTTGATGCAGAGACTCTTGCTCCAACATATCGCCTTCTCATGGGGATTCCTGGGCGGAGCAATGCCCTTTTTATAGCAGAGCGTTATGGAATGCCTGATGAAATTTTGAGAAAGGCTAGAAGGACGTTAGAAGAGCAGGAAGTTTCGGTAGAAGAGGTTATTGCGGATCTTCAGGAAAGAAACGCTCAGCTTGATCTTGAACGAAAGAACTTGGAGATGCAACGCCAAGAAATAGAGGCCTTCAAAAAGGACTACTCTGAAAGAGAAAGAAAATTAGAAGAACGGGTAGAGAAAACCTTGACGAGTGCAGAACAGAAAGCTGCTTCTATACTTTCTTCTGCAGAAGAAGAATCTCGAAAAATGCTTCGAGAACTTGATGATTTGTCACGATCAGTGGTTCAACGAGATTTACATCATAAAAGAGAAAAATTACGTGAAAAAAGAAAAGAACTTGAAGAGAAAGAAGAGAAACGTTCTATGGGGAAAGCTACAACAGCAAAACGAAATTTAAGTGTAGGAGATACAGTTTCTATTCAAGGAACATCTATAACAGGTATAGTTTTATCTATAAAAGGGAATAAGGCTGAAGTACAGGCAGGAGCTCTTCGAATGGATGTTCCACTTGCCTCCCTCTCTCTCTCTTCTAAAAAGGTTCGTGACGCTGTACCTGATACTCCCATAATTTCATCAAAAAGGCCAGAAAATGTTCCTTTATCGATGATGATTAGAGGAATGACAATAGATGAAGCAATGCCTTTGGTCGAAAGATATCTTGATAGAGCTATGCGTGCAGGTTATCAGAGTGTTGAAATTATACATGGGCGTGGAGAGGGTATTCTTCGTAGAGAGGTCCATCAGCTTTGTGACAATTTAAGCTATGTAGAAAGTTACCGCCTTGGTGGCCCTGGCGAAGGTGGTTATGGAGTTACGATTGTAACTTTTAAAAAGTAG
- the infC gene encoding translation initiation factor IF-3, whose protein sequence is MAKREEGEPRVNEEITVSEVLLIDENGVKVGITKIEEALKSAEERALDLVEVAPQARVPVCRIMDYGKYRYQLQKKEKDARKKQKGQTLKEMKMRPKIDEHDYNFKVKAIINFLKAGHRVKVSVFFRGREMAFLDKGREVIGRVVRDVEAVGKSEGEPRMEGRYMRIMLTPLSPTKTTGKQNQKDVEQSK, encoded by the coding sequence ATAGCCAAAAGAGAAGAAGGGGAACCCCGCGTCAATGAGGAAATTACTGTAAGTGAAGTATTGCTAATTGACGAAAACGGAGTCAAAGTTGGTATAACCAAAATAGAGGAAGCTTTGAAATCAGCTGAAGAGCGAGCTCTTGATCTTGTTGAGGTAGCTCCTCAGGCAAGAGTGCCTGTTTGCCGTATTATGGATTACGGTAAATATCGTTATCAGTTGCAAAAGAAAGAAAAGGATGCACGAAAGAAACAAAAGGGTCAGACATTAAAAGAAATGAAGATGCGTCCTAAAATTGATGAGCATGATTATAACTTCAAGGTAAAGGCAATTATAAATTTCCTGAAGGCTGGACATCGTGTAAAGGTGTCAGTGTTTTTTAGAGGCCGCGAGATGGCTTTCCTTGATAAAGGACGAGAAGTTATTGGGAGAGTTGTTCGTGATGTCGAAGCCGTAGGCAAAAGTGAGGGAGAACCTCGCATGGAAGGCCGTTATATGCGAATTATGCTCACACCTCTTAGTCCCACAAAAACAACAGGTAAACAGAATCAAAAGGATGTTGAACAGTCAAAGTAG
- the rpmI gene encoding 50S ribosomal protein L35, with product MPKLKSHSGAKKRFSSTGTGKFSYRKNGRGHLLTGKSQSRLRRLKKSGCVSKARSEDLKKLLPYA from the coding sequence ATGCCTAAATTGAAATCTCATTCTGGAGCCAAAAAAAGGTTCTCTTCCACAGGTACAGGGAAGTTTAGTTACAGAAAAAATGGAAGGGGACATCTTTTGACAGGAAAAAGTCAGAGTCGTCTTCGTCGTCTTAAAAAGTCTGGATGTGTATCAAAAGCTAGATCTGAAGATTTGAAAAAGCTACTTCCCTATGCTTAG
- the pheT gene encoding phenylalanine--tRNA ligase subunit beta: MLMSWNWLNSLVSIPASLEEVAEKLTLTGCEVEGITRPCEKLSGVYVARIDSLEQHPHKDSLWVASLNYGKEKAICVTAATNLKAGDIVPYAPPEAILFDGTVLGKKDFEGIMSEGMMLSADEIGLPDIADEYGILRLPADAPVGQDVKKYLRLDDAVLDISITPNRGDLLSALGIAREIYALFPDAVGRKNLKNRPEEGNVWPVDFRNISLEDEGCQRYLLGLATDVKIQPSPLPVRILLSLMGMRPISNIVDATNLTMLLMGQPLHAFDLDRLPDREITVRSAKQGEKMVTLDSKERLLDPLDILITSKGTPIALAGVMGGENTEICETTKNVVIESANFDAVRVSRTSRRLGLNSEASFRYARGVDPELVYPAMAFVLGLLQEWGVATVDWNVLEATSGTLAQKEVRLTKEKLQRILLWDDLDEASNILGRLGIYELTQKKESSTRWFKIPSYRPDIDIEEDIVEEVARIRGYNDMPSRLPQKMSHAGTVGEWTELQADLRQLALARGYVEVITYSFLPPSFVNLLRLSEDDERAHPFVLSNPLSVDLSAMRTLMLPGLLNALASSLRSGWRDAIRIFELGRVFIRDSESESGVREIEKMAGLVYPGRDTRNIYKESLIEDFMSVKSDLEAILQSRGAHCTFMTSTEPFAHSGQSADIYMEDKKIGYFVRLKPSLEKELDMGAPLFAFELSLEPLIKENMPSFKENSPYPGVNRDISLLVAINKNAEIVEEELRSAAGSLLWNIRLFDVYTGKGVPEGSRSLAFSLTYRDAHRTLSDEEVDTVHNKVREEMAAKGYVLR; this comes from the coding sequence ATGTTAATGTCGTGGAATTGGTTAAATAGTCTCGTCTCTATTCCGGCATCTCTTGAAGAAGTAGCAGAAAAGCTGACTCTTACAGGGTGTGAAGTAGAGGGAATAACGCGTCCATGTGAAAAGTTGTCTGGTGTTTATGTCGCGCGAATCGATTCACTAGAACAGCATCCTCATAAAGATTCTCTTTGGGTTGCATCTCTTAATTATGGCAAAGAGAAGGCTATATGCGTTACAGCTGCAACCAATTTGAAAGCGGGAGATATTGTCCCCTATGCTCCACCTGAAGCAATTCTTTTTGATGGAACAGTCCTTGGTAAAAAGGATTTTGAAGGAATTATGAGCGAAGGGATGATGCTTTCTGCTGATGAAATAGGTCTTCCTGACATCGCTGATGAGTATGGAATTTTACGTCTTCCTGCAGATGCTCCTGTTGGGCAGGATGTAAAGAAATACTTACGTTTAGATGATGCTGTTCTTGACATTTCTATTACGCCGAACAGAGGCGATTTGTTGAGTGCACTTGGTATAGCTCGCGAGATATATGCTCTTTTCCCAGATGCTGTCGGCAGAAAAAATTTAAAGAATCGCCCAGAAGAAGGAAATGTTTGGCCCGTAGATTTCAGAAATATTTCTTTGGAAGATGAAGGGTGCCAGCGTTATTTATTAGGGCTTGCAACTGATGTAAAAATTCAGCCTTCGCCTTTGCCTGTGCGTATTTTATTGTCTCTTATGGGGATGCGTCCGATTTCAAATATAGTTGATGCAACTAACTTGACCATGCTTTTGATGGGGCAGCCTCTCCATGCCTTTGACCTTGATAGACTACCTGATCGTGAAATTACTGTTCGTTCCGCAAAACAAGGGGAAAAAATGGTGACGCTTGACAGCAAGGAAAGGCTTCTTGATCCTTTGGATATACTTATTACAAGTAAGGGGACTCCTATCGCACTGGCTGGTGTAATGGGTGGAGAAAATACCGAAATATGCGAGACCACAAAGAATGTTGTTATAGAGAGTGCTAATTTTGATGCTGTTCGTGTTAGCAGAACATCGCGTCGTTTAGGTTTAAACAGTGAAGCTTCTTTTAGATACGCACGGGGAGTAGATCCTGAATTAGTCTATCCTGCAATGGCTTTTGTTCTTGGTTTACTGCAAGAATGGGGAGTTGCAACAGTAGATTGGAATGTTTTAGAGGCAACATCTGGAACTCTTGCCCAAAAAGAAGTGCGTTTGACAAAGGAAAAGCTTCAAAGAATATTGTTATGGGATGATCTGGACGAAGCTTCAAACATCTTGGGACGTCTTGGAATATATGAATTAACACAAAAGAAAGAATCTTCAACCCGATGGTTTAAGATCCCTTCCTATAGACCAGATATCGATATTGAAGAAGACATTGTGGAAGAAGTTGCGCGAATACGGGGATATAATGACATGCCGAGTCGCCTTCCTCAAAAAATGAGCCACGCCGGAACTGTTGGAGAATGGACTGAACTACAGGCTGACCTACGCCAGCTTGCTTTAGCAAGAGGGTATGTTGAGGTTATAACTTACTCTTTCCTTCCTCCTTCCTTTGTCAATCTTTTACGGCTCTCTGAAGACGATGAGCGGGCTCATCCTTTTGTACTTTCAAACCCCTTGAGCGTAGACCTTTCGGCAATGCGAACATTGATGTTGCCTGGTTTGTTGAATGCTCTTGCGTCTTCTTTACGTTCAGGATGGAGAGATGCTATTCGTATCTTTGAGTTGGGAAGAGTATTTATACGAGATTCAGAGTCTGAAAGTGGAGTGCGCGAGATTGAAAAAATGGCAGGTCTTGTCTATCCAGGTCGCGATACTCGAAATATATACAAAGAAAGTCTCATTGAAGATTTTATGTCTGTAAAAAGCGATTTAGAAGCAATTCTCCAGAGTAGAGGAGCGCACTGTACCTTTATGACTAGCACAGAACCTTTTGCTCATTCTGGCCAGAGCGCGGATATATACATGGAAGATAAAAAAATAGGGTATTTTGTACGCCTTAAACCCTCTCTTGAAAAAGAACTTGATATGGGGGCTCCTTTGTTCGCTTTTGAGTTATCTCTGGAACCTCTCATCAAAGAAAATATGCCTTCGTTCAAGGAGAATTCGCCGTATCCAGGTGTAAATAGAGATATTTCTTTGTTAGTTGCTATTAACAAAAATGCAGAGATTGTTGAGGAAGAACTACGCAGCGCAGCGGGTTCTTTGCTATGGAATATTCGCCTTTTTGATGTTTACACCGGAAAGGGTGTTCCCGAGGGATCCCGTAGTCTTGCGTTTTCACTTACATATAGGGATGCTCATCGAACACTTAGTGATGAAGAGGTTGATACAGTCCACAATAAAGTACGGGAAGAAATGGCTGCGAAAGGATATGTCCTTCGCTAA
- the rplT gene encoding 50S ribosomal protein L20: MPRVKGGSISNKKRKKLFSITKGYWGRKKNVYRRAREAFLKSLSRAYDDRKLKKRDFRRLWITRINAAARAQGMSYSALIDGLKKSGISINRKMLSELAINDMPAFVKLVEKARNALGQ; encoded by the coding sequence ATGCCTCGTGTTAAGGGTGGTAGCATTAGTAATAAAAAAAGAAAGAAACTTTTTTCTATTACCAAAGGTTATTGGGGTAGAAAAAAGAATGTTTACAGAAGAGCTAGAGAGGCTTTTCTTAAATCTCTTTCCCGTGCTTACGATGACCGCAAGTTAAAGAAAAGAGATTTCCGGCGTTTGTGGATTACCCGTATAAATGCAGCAGCACGGGCTCAGGGAATGAGTTACAGTGCATTGATTGATGGGCTTAAGAAATCTGGAATAAGCATTAATAGAAAAATGCTTTCTGAACTGGCCATTAACGATATGCCGGCCTTTGTCAAGTTGGTTGAAAAAGCCCGTAATGCGTTAGGACAATAA
- the pheS gene encoding phenylalanine--tRNA ligase subunit alpha has protein sequence MSEVHNNIESCRTEFLAKLDNICSVDEIQELKVQFLGKKGKVTSLLKMLGSLPSEKRPEIGQLVNQLRDDIENQLLSRKRFFEEQEWIAEEQKEMIDVTLPSRGRNWGAFHPVTQVTMDVIKILTGLGFSVALGPEIEDDFHNFEALNIPSFHPARDMQDTFYFDEKHLLRTHTSPVQVRSMLKYGAPLRIVCPGKVYRRDSDPTHSPMFHQLEGLLVDKDIAVADLKGCLEVLVNSIFGRPLKTRYRASYFPFTEPSLELDVECVECSGKNPHCRICKGTGWLEIGGLGMIHPNVLKAGGIDPHVYNGFAWGMGLDRLALLKYKLTDLRVLFEGNVPYLLSGSGKSC, from the coding sequence GTGAGTGAAGTTCACAATAACATAGAAAGTTGTCGTACAGAATTTTTAGCTAAGCTTGATAACATTTGTTCTGTAGACGAAATACAGGAACTGAAAGTACAGTTCCTTGGCAAAAAAGGTAAAGTAACGTCTCTTCTGAAGATGTTGGGTTCACTCCCTTCTGAGAAAAGGCCTGAAATAGGGCAGTTGGTTAACCAGCTGCGGGATGATATAGAAAATCAGCTTTTGTCCCGTAAAAGATTTTTTGAAGAGCAAGAGTGGATAGCTGAAGAGCAGAAAGAAATGATCGACGTTACTCTTCCGTCTCGTGGCAGAAATTGGGGAGCCTTTCATCCTGTAACTCAGGTTACGATGGATGTTATAAAAATTTTAACAGGCTTAGGGTTTTCTGTTGCTTTAGGTCCTGAAATAGAAGACGATTTCCATAATTTTGAAGCTCTTAATATTCCGTCTTTCCACCCAGCACGAGATATGCAGGATACGTTCTATTTTGACGAAAAACATTTGCTTAGAACGCATACATCTCCAGTTCAGGTTCGCTCTATGCTCAAATATGGAGCACCATTGAGAATTGTATGCCCAGGAAAGGTCTATAGACGTGACAGTGATCCTACTCATTCCCCCATGTTCCATCAATTGGAGGGCTTGTTGGTTGACAAGGATATTGCTGTCGCTGATTTGAAGGGATGCCTTGAAGTATTAGTTAATAGTATCTTTGGCCGTCCTTTGAAAACACGTTATCGTGCGAGTTATTTCCCCTTTACTGAACCTTCTTTGGAGCTTGATGTCGAATGTGTTGAGTGTTCAGGCAAAAATCCCCATTGTCGTATATGTAAAGGGACTGGCTGGTTAGAAATAGGCGGGTTGGGGATGATTCATCCCAACGTACTGAAGGCTGGAGGCATAGATCCCCATGTTTACAATGGTTTTGCGTGGGGAATGGGGTTAGATCGACTTGCTCTATTGAAATATAAGCTGACTGACCTTCGTGTTCTTTTTGAAGGGAATGTTCCCTATCTTCTTTCGGGGAGTGGCAAATCATGTTAA
- a CDS encoding TrkA family potassium uptake protein: protein MAEKRKMILIVGLGRFGLSLCEKLAAMNQYVVGVDADATKVEEVAEIIDLAAQLDATDEDALIKVGAKEADIAVVTIGENIEASILATTIIKGFNIPLVVARAQTALHARVLSRVGAHRVIFPERDMGQRVAEQFVHPWLSSFSQLPGGDYLVGEISPLSEMVGKTLVELDFRKKYNAMVLLFDRKGSRFLPSADTVINKDDRLLIAGKKNDLDTLLEAIDEEREREGNGA from the coding sequence ATGGCTGAGAAACGAAAGATGATTCTTATAGTTGGTTTAGGACGTTTCGGACTTTCATTATGCGAAAAACTAGCAGCGATGAATCAGTATGTTGTAGGCGTTGATGCAGATGCTACAAAAGTTGAAGAGGTAGCTGAAATTATAGACTTGGCAGCCCAGCTTGATGCCACAGATGAAGATGCTCTTATAAAAGTCGGAGCGAAAGAGGCAGACATAGCAGTTGTTACTATTGGTGAAAATATTGAAGCAAGTATCTTAGCAACGACTATAATAAAGGGGTTTAACATCCCTTTAGTCGTCGCGAGGGCACAAACGGCCCTTCATGCAAGGGTTTTATCTCGCGTTGGTGCACATCGGGTTATCTTCCCTGAAAGAGACATGGGGCAGAGAGTTGCAGAGCAATTTGTTCATCCATGGCTTTCAAGTTTTTCGCAGCTCCCTGGGGGAGATTATCTCGTAGGTGAAATTTCGCCTTTATCAGAGATGGTAGGGAAAACCCTTGTAGAACTTGATTTTCGAAAAAAATATAATGCTATGGTCTTGCTTTTCGATAGAAAAGGTTCAAGATTTTTACCATCGGCAGATACAGTTATCAATAAAGATGATCGCCTTCTTATTGCTGGTAAAAAGAACGATTTAGACACTCTTTTAGAAGCTATAGATGAAGAGCGCGAAAGGGAGGGTAATGGAGCGTGA